From Euzebya rosea, one genomic window encodes:
- a CDS encoding SPFH domain-containing protein, translating to MSAVVSRPGRSVAGIGPLLFAIVGGLLAVGLVIAGGVRAADGRAGGGALVVLGVLLVVAAILVAAGLYTLQPNQGAVLTLFGDYRGTDVTAGLRFANPLYRKRIVSLRVRNFTTESSKVNDANGNPIMIAAVVVWKVVDTAKAVFGVDDFIDYVHIQSESAVRQLARSYPYDSFDDVAVTTLIGDTGEVNDDLLAELQERADEAGVLVTEARITDLSYAPEIAEAMLRRQQASAIVAARAKIVEGAVLMVRDAIEQLEAGTTDGDAIPLDNDRKATFASNLMTVIASDNPTSPVVNVGTLSR from the coding sequence GTGTCCGCTGTTGTGTCCCGTCCCGGCCGGTCCGTCGCAGGCATCGGACCGCTGCTGTTCGCCATCGTCGGGGGCCTCCTGGCCGTCGGGCTCGTCATCGCCGGCGGGGTCCGCGCCGCCGACGGGCGGGCCGGGGGCGGCGCGCTCGTGGTCCTCGGGGTGCTGCTGGTCGTCGCCGCGATCCTCGTTGCGGCTGGCCTGTACACCCTCCAGCCCAACCAGGGGGCGGTGCTGACGCTGTTCGGGGACTACCGCGGCACCGACGTGACCGCCGGGCTGCGGTTCGCCAACCCGCTGTACCGCAAGCGGATCGTCAGCCTGCGCGTGCGCAACTTCACCACCGAGAGCTCGAAGGTCAACGACGCCAACGGCAACCCGATCATGATCGCGGCCGTGGTGGTGTGGAAGGTCGTCGACACGGCCAAGGCCGTGTTCGGCGTCGACGACTTCATCGACTACGTGCACATCCAGTCGGAGTCCGCCGTGCGTCAGCTGGCCCGCTCCTACCCCTACGACAGCTTCGACGACGTGGCCGTGACGACGCTGATCGGGGACACCGGAGAGGTCAACGACGACCTCCTCGCGGAGCTGCAGGAGCGTGCGGACGAGGCCGGCGTGCTGGTCACCGAGGCCAGGATCACCGACCTCAGCTACGCGCCGGAGATCGCCGAGGCGATGCTGCGCCGCCAGCAGGCGTCGGCGATCGTGGCCGCACGCGCGAAGATCGTGGAGGGGGCGGTCCTGATGGTCCGAGACGCCATCGAGCAGCTCGAGGCAGGGACGACCGACGGGGACGCCATCCCGCTGGACAACGACCGCAAGGCCACGTTCGCCTCGAACCTCATGACCGTCATCGCCAGCGACAACCCGACCAGCCCAGTGGTCAACGT